The proteins below are encoded in one region of Casimicrobium huifangae:
- a CDS encoding ATP-binding protein, with amino-acid sequence MNTTEPSSLALLGRIASALERIAPPPREKPDFKRHVAARWRVSGALKYLEAVQHVHHMDADWLVGVEAQHAQIDRNTKQFVAGKPANNVLLTGSRGTGKSSLVKAMLSRYAKRGLRLIEVEKEHLNDMPDIVDQIADEQYRFVLFCDDLSFDQGDGSYKALKAILDGSIAAATPNVLLYATSNRRHLLPEYFHENEETKYVGEEVHFGESIEEKVSLSERFGLWISFYPFSQEDYLAAVGSWVGQLGATVPVDGKKHEAFERDALNWALQRGSRSGRVAYQFARDFAGRGGK; translated from the coding sequence GTGAATACAACAGAGCCGTCGTCGTTGGCGCTGCTCGGCCGCATCGCGTCCGCCCTCGAACGCATCGCACCGCCGCCACGCGAGAAGCCCGACTTCAAGCGACATGTGGCGGCGCGCTGGCGCGTCTCCGGGGCGCTGAAGTATCTCGAAGCGGTGCAGCACGTGCATCACATGGATGCCGACTGGCTGGTTGGCGTCGAGGCGCAGCACGCACAGATTGATCGCAACACGAAGCAGTTCGTTGCCGGCAAACCGGCCAATAATGTGCTGCTGACGGGCTCGCGTGGTACTGGCAAGAGCTCGCTGGTCAAGGCGATGCTGTCGCGTTACGCGAAGCGTGGTCTGCGCCTGATCGAAGTCGAGAAGGAGCATCTCAATGACATGCCCGACATCGTCGACCAGATTGCTGACGAGCAGTATCGCTTCGTCCTGTTTTGCGACGATTTGTCATTCGATCAAGGCGATGGCAGCTACAAGGCGCTGAAGGCTATCCTCGATGGGTCCATCGCGGCGGCAACGCCGAACGTGCTGCTCTACGCGACCTCGAATCGCCGCCATTTGCTCCCCGAATACTTTCACGAGAACGAAGAGACGAAGTACGTTGGGGAGGAAGTGCATTTCGGCGAAAGCATTGAGGAGAAGGTGTCGCTCTCCGAGCGCTTCGGGCTCTGGATTTCGTTCTATCCGTTCTCGCAGGAAGACTACCTCGCAGCAGTGGGTTCATGGGTCGGGCAACTGGGTGCTACGGTGCCGGTGGACGGCAAGAAGCATGAGGCGTTCGAGCGTGACGCCCTCAACTGGGCGCTGCAACGTGGCTCTCGCTCCGGGCGTGTGGCGTATCAGTTTGCGCGCGACTTTGCCGGGCGCGGCGGCAAGTGA
- the coaE gene encoding dephospho-CoA kinase (Dephospho-CoA kinase (CoaE) performs the final step in coenzyme A biosynthesis.): MPGSGPFVVGLTGGVGSGKSTAAAMFAAHGVYVVDADAISHHLTATGGDALPAIADAFPGVAHNGVLDRQALRERVFAQPAERRRLEAIVHPLVRTATDDAMRSTYARQAPYVIHMVPLLFESKDYAERIDCAMLVDVDEELQVRRVSATRGVPEVTVRNIIAAQMPRRERMLRTQFIIDNQHDREALARQVDALHRVLMANAGRRFAVTGAPVGALSP; the protein is encoded by the coding sequence ATGCCTGGTAGCGGCCCGTTTGTCGTTGGTCTCACCGGTGGCGTCGGCTCCGGCAAGTCGACCGCAGCCGCAATGTTTGCCGCGCACGGCGTATATGTCGTTGACGCTGATGCCATCTCGCATCATTTGACCGCGACTGGAGGAGATGCGCTACCCGCGATTGCCGACGCATTTCCGGGCGTCGCACACAATGGTGTCCTTGATCGACAGGCACTTCGTGAACGCGTCTTCGCTCAACCTGCAGAACGGCGCCGCCTTGAAGCGATAGTGCACCCTCTGGTGCGTACGGCAACCGACGACGCAATGCGTTCTACCTATGCACGGCAAGCCCCCTACGTGATTCACATGGTGCCACTGCTGTTTGAATCGAAGGACTATGCGGAGCGCATCGACTGCGCCATGCTGGTCGATGTCGATGAGGAGCTTCAGGTCCGGCGCGTCAGCGCCACGCGCGGGGTGCCAGAGGTGACCGTGCGCAACATCATCGCAGCCCAGATGCCCCGACGTGAGCGAATGCTGCGAACGCAGTTCATCATTGACAACCAGCATGATCGCGAGGCACTGGCGAGGCAGGTCGATGCCCTGCATCGAGTCCTGATGGCCAATGCCGGGCGTCGCTTCGCAGTGACAGGCGCCCCGGTCGGCGCGTTGTCGCCATGA
- a CDS encoding M23 family metallopeptidase has product MQIIVVSSDFRSKRTLSVGIPQVIGLGFAGLVALALTATLANYLSLKYAATSNHPLIRGILLADQHAEAKQRQQQIQDNINSLAVKLGEMQAHMLRLDGLGEKLAKVAGLKPQELPSATANAGRGGAATAGAPLSIDDFTKQLGELSKGVDVKADQLSVLEALLVEGSAQRKFLPTLPPIENINYTSNFGYRIDPFNGHQTFHEGVDFAAETGTTINAAASGKVIYADFHPAYGKSVEIDHGNGLVTRYAHGSELLVKEGDLVVRGQRISRVGSTGRSTGPHLHFEVRLNGVPQNPARFLAVR; this is encoded by the coding sequence GTGCAGATTATCGTTGTTTCAAGCGACTTCCGGAGCAAGCGAACGCTTTCGGTCGGCATTCCGCAGGTCATCGGCCTCGGTTTTGCCGGGTTGGTGGCGCTGGCGCTGACCGCCACCCTTGCCAATTACCTGTCGCTCAAATACGCCGCCACCAGCAACCATCCGCTGATTCGCGGCATCCTGCTGGCTGACCAGCACGCCGAGGCCAAGCAGCGCCAGCAGCAGATTCAGGACAACATCAACAGTCTCGCCGTCAAGCTGGGCGAGATGCAGGCACACATGCTGCGGCTGGATGGTCTCGGTGAAAAGCTCGCCAAGGTGGCGGGCCTGAAGCCGCAGGAGCTGCCCAGCGCCACCGCCAATGCCGGGCGCGGCGGCGCGGCCACAGCGGGTGCGCCGCTGTCGATCGACGATTTCACCAAACAGCTCGGCGAACTCAGCAAGGGCGTTGACGTCAAGGCCGACCAGCTGTCGGTGCTCGAGGCCCTGCTGGTCGAAGGTAGCGCGCAGCGCAAGTTCCTGCCGACCCTGCCGCCGATTGAAAACATCAATTACACCTCGAACTTTGGTTATCGGATCGATCCGTTCAACGGCCATCAGACCTTCCACGAGGGCGTGGATTTCGCCGCCGAGACGGGAACCACGATCAATGCAGCCGCCAGCGGCAAAGTGATTTATGCAGATTTCCATCCCGCTTACGGCAAGAGCGTCGAGATCGACCATGGCAATGGTCTCGTCACCCGCTATGCCCACGGCTCTGAACTGCTGGTCAAGGAGGGCGATCTGGTCGTCCGCGGCCAGCGCATCTCGCGGGTCGGCTCCACCGGCCGCTCCACCGGGCCGCATTTGCACTTCGAAGTGCGGCTCAATGGCGTGCCGCAGAATCCAGCCCGCTTCCTCGCCGTCCGCTAA
- the ftsZ gene encoding cell division protein FtsZ → MFEIVDEKRDGAVIKVIGVGGCGGNAVEHMINKGVAGVEFIAANTDAQVLDRNPAPKRIPLGAELTQGLGAGAKPEVGRDAAMESKMALQESIRGADMLFITAGMGGGTGTGAAPVVAQLAKEMGILVVAVVTKPFRFEMQKRERAAQAGVDELQKHVDSLIVVPNEKLIQVLGRNVSLPAAFAASNDVLHGAVAGISEIINKRGLVNRDFADVRTIMSELGMAMMGTATASGEERGKAAAMAAIKSPLLEDVDLQGARGVLLNITTSSNVELGELYDVTDTVAEFVSADATVLWGHVIDDEMGDEMRVTMVATGLGAKRKMQAVQGGAAAAPRLEIPTLRTGTDNLGVATEAAPVTAGIEVSYDEPTFVRNPGRNTARSLEIPTFLRKQAD, encoded by the coding sequence ATGTTTGAGATCGTTGATGAAAAAAGGGATGGCGCGGTCATCAAAGTGATCGGCGTTGGCGGCTGCGGCGGCAACGCTGTGGAGCACATGATCAACAAGGGGGTCGCCGGCGTCGAGTTCATCGCCGCCAACACCGATGCCCAGGTGCTCGACCGCAACCCGGCGCCGAAGCGCATTCCGCTCGGTGCCGAGCTGACGCAGGGCCTGGGTGCGGGCGCCAAGCCGGAAGTCGGCCGCGATGCCGCGATGGAATCAAAGATGGCCCTGCAGGAATCGATCCGCGGCGCCGACATGCTGTTCATCACCGCAGGCATGGGCGGCGGCACCGGCACCGGTGCTGCTCCCGTTGTGGCGCAGCTTGCCAAGGAGATGGGCATTCTGGTGGTCGCCGTGGTGACCAAGCCGTTCCGCTTTGAGATGCAGAAGCGCGAACGCGCGGCGCAGGCGGGTGTCGATGAGCTGCAGAAGCACGTCGATTCGCTGATCGTGGTGCCTAACGAGAAGCTCATCCAGGTGCTCGGCCGCAATGTCTCACTGCCCGCTGCCTTCGCAGCATCGAACGATGTGTTGCACGGCGCCGTCGCGGGCATCTCGGAGATCATCAACAAGCGCGGCCTGGTCAACCGCGACTTCGCCGACGTGCGCACCATCATGTCCGAGCTTGGCATGGCGATGATGGGCACCGCAACAGCCAGCGGCGAAGAGCGCGGCAAGGCGGCGGCGATGGCTGCGATCAAGAGTCCGTTGCTCGAAGATGTGGACTTGCAGGGTGCGCGCGGCGTGCTGCTCAACATCACGACGTCGAGCAATGTCGAACTGGGCGAGCTTTATGACGTCACCGACACTGTCGCCGAATTTGTCTCGGCGGACGCGACGGTGCTCTGGGGGCACGTCATCGACGACGAAATGGGCGACGAGATGCGCGTCACCATGGTGGCTACCGGTCTCGGTGCCAAGCGCAAGATGCAGGCAGTGCAGGGTGGCGCAGCCGCCGCGCCACGGCTGGAGATCCCGACGTTGCGTACCGGCACCGACAACCTGGGTGTAGCCACCGAGGCGGCGCCGGTCACGGCGGGTATCGAGGTTTCTTACGACGAGCCGACCTTCGTACGCAATCCGGGTCGCAACACCGCGCGTTCGCTGGAAATTCCGACCTTCCTGCGCAAGCAGGCCGACTAG
- the lpxC gene encoding UDP-3-O-acyl-N-acetylglucosamine deacetylase encodes MPKQHTVASDVTATGVALHSGVRVQITLKSAPPDTGIIFRRTDLNPPEDIPARAELVKETRLATTLVHGQAKVATVEHLLAACVGCGVDNAIIELDNLEVPIMDGSSAPFVYLIEQAGVAEQEVARRYIEILEPVRVEMGDKFAELLPNPHFEVDFTIDFSHPAIPDDQCRVRMKLEDEDFLSHISRARTFGFAYEVETLRSMGLAQGGSMENAVVLDEYKVLNREGLRFADELARHKVLDAVGDLFLLGHRVRGKYHAFKSGHELNNKLCLALLAKPAAWRYAT; translated from the coding sequence ATGCCGAAGCAACATACGGTCGCGAGCGACGTCACTGCCACAGGAGTCGCGCTGCACTCCGGTGTTCGCGTCCAGATCACCCTCAAGAGCGCGCCGCCCGATACGGGCATCATCTTCCGTCGCACTGATCTCAATCCGCCCGAGGACATCCCGGCCCGTGCCGAGCTGGTCAAGGAAACCCGGCTAGCCACGACGCTGGTGCATGGTCAGGCCAAGGTCGCCACCGTCGAGCACCTGCTCGCGGCCTGCGTTGGTTGTGGCGTTGACAACGCGATCATCGAACTCGACAACCTCGAAGTGCCGATCATGGATGGCTCGTCGGCGCCGTTCGTCTATCTGATCGAGCAGGCTGGTGTAGCTGAACAGGAGGTAGCCCGTCGCTACATCGAAATCCTCGAACCGGTACGCGTCGAGATGGGCGACAAGTTCGCCGAGCTGTTGCCGAATCCGCACTTTGAGGTGGATTTCACCATCGACTTTTCGCACCCGGCAATTCCCGACGACCAGTGCCGGGTGCGCATGAAGCTGGAGGACGAGGACTTTCTCTCGCACATTAGCCGGGCGCGCACGTTTGGCTTTGCCTACGAGGTGGAAACCCTGCGCTCAATGGGGCTGGCGCAGGGCGGCAGCATGGAAAACGCCGTAGTGCTGGACGAATACAAGGTGCTTAACCGCGAAGGGTTGCGCTTTGCCGACGAGCTGGCGCGGCACAAGGTGCTCGACGCAGTGGGCGACCTGTTTTTGTTGGGGCACCGGGTACGTGGCAAGTACCACGCGTTCAAGTCCGGCCACGAGCTGAACAACAAACTTTGCCTGGCGCTGCTGGCGAAGCCTGCCGCCTGGCGTTACGCGACCTAG
- a CDS encoding NUDIX domain-containing protein: MTRVAVAIIERVVNGEYQVLFAQRPTGKAYAGYWEFPGGKIEAGETVIDALIREIDEELGIHIRSATQWRSERFSYEHAHVELNFCRTMDWAGEPHSREGQAFAWQSPAAIAVTPLLPALHAPESGVLVGLQHHR; the protein is encoded by the coding sequence TTGACCCGAGTCGCCGTGGCGATCATCGAGCGCGTGGTCAATGGCGAGTATCAGGTGCTGTTCGCGCAGCGTCCCACTGGAAAGGCTTACGCCGGCTACTGGGAATTCCCCGGCGGCAAGATCGAGGCGGGCGAAACTGTGATCGATGCGCTGATCCGCGAGATTGACGAGGAGCTCGGCATTCACATTCGCTCGGCGACGCAGTGGCGCAGCGAACGCTTCAGCTACGAACACGCTCACGTCGAATTGAACTTCTGCCGGACGATGGACTGGGCCGGCGAGCCGCACAGCCGCGAAGGGCAGGCGTTTGCCTGGCAATCTCCGGCCGCGATTGCTGTCACGCCGCTGTTGCCGGCGTTGCACGCGCCGGAGAGCGGCGTGCTGGTAGGTTTGCAGCACCATCGATAG
- a CDS encoding DNA gyrase inhibitor YacG encodes MKTVACPRCQKAVPWSAENRFRPFCSERCKHMDLGAWANDEYRIAHAEPPDYEPAVSPKPD; translated from the coding sequence GTGAAAACCGTCGCCTGCCCCCGTTGCCAGAAAGCCGTGCCTTGGTCTGCCGAAAACAGGTTCCGTCCATTCTGCTCAGAGCGCTGCAAACACATGGACTTGGGCGCCTGGGCCAATGACGAATACCGCATCGCCCACGCCGAGCCGCCAGACTACGAGCCAGCGGTTTCGCCCAAGCCCGACTGA
- the secA gene encoding preprotein translocase subunit SecA encodes MIDKFLKTIFGSRNDRLLKQYRGQVHKINALEDGLKSLSDDELKGKTAEFKQRVANGEPLDALLPEAFAVVREASTRVLAMRHFDVQLIGGMALHQGKIAEMRTGEGKTLMATLPVYLNALAGKGVHVVTVNDYLAKRDADWMGRIYRFLGMSVGTILSQQDNASKIAAYAADITYGTNNEYGFDYLRDNMEYAVADRRQRGLNYAIVDEVDSILIDEARTPLIISGQADDNIEIYYKINELAPKLTRQADEKSAGDYHVDEKGRQVYLSEEGHEHAEKLLEQMGMLPSGSSLYDAANISLMHHVYAALRAHALYNRDEHYVVQDGEVVIVDEFTGRLMSGRRWSDGLHQAVEAKEGVPIQRENQTLASITFQNYFRMYGKLAGMTGTADTEAYEFQQIYNLETVIIPTHRDMVRRDENDLFFKTTAEKYAAAVHDIRDCYERGQPVLVGTTSIENSELISAMLTKEKLPHQVLNAKQHEREAHIVAQAGQPKMITIATNMAGRGTDIVLGGALEPELRAIREDESLTPEARKAKMDSVEAEWKKRHEEVLASGGLRIVGTERHESRRIDNQLRGRAGRQGDAGSSRFYLSAEDPLIRIFGGDRMKNIMTRLRIPDGEPIEAGIMTRQIEKAQLKVESRNFDIRKQLLEYDDVANDQRKAIYEQRNHLLEHANVSDTVRDMIGGWVEDTVNMHVAPESTEEQWDIAGLEAALHDVHVPVSIAEWQKASPDLDDADIRERCKTAALEAYDSKRKVAGEDVFSQFERNILLQIMDTQWREHLSNLDLLRQGIHLRGYAQKNPKQEYKRESFEMFGQMLDRFRGDVVRILLTVQVRTEADAQAVEPHAASQNVAYQHAGVDGLTGEESSAASVGGSGNQPVVNQGPKVGRNDPCWCGSGKKYKHCHGRLD; translated from the coding sequence ATGATCGACAAATTTCTAAAAACGATTTTCGGCAGCCGCAACGACCGGCTGCTCAAACAGTATCGCGGCCAGGTCCACAAGATCAACGCCCTTGAAGACGGCCTGAAATCCTTGTCCGACGACGAGCTGAAAGGCAAGACAGCGGAGTTCAAACAGCGCGTTGCCAATGGCGAGCCGCTTGACGCGCTGCTGCCTGAGGCGTTTGCCGTTGTGCGCGAGGCGAGCACACGGGTGCTGGCGATGCGCCACTTTGACGTGCAATTGATCGGTGGCATGGCGCTGCATCAGGGCAAGATTGCCGAAATGCGCACCGGTGAGGGCAAGACGCTGATGGCAACGCTGCCGGTGTACCTCAACGCGTTGGCCGGCAAGGGCGTGCATGTGGTCACCGTCAACGACTACCTGGCCAAACGCGATGCCGACTGGATGGGGCGCATCTACCGCTTCCTGGGCATGAGCGTCGGCACCATTCTGTCGCAACAGGACAATGCGTCAAAGATCGCTGCCTACGCAGCCGACATCACCTACGGCACCAACAACGAGTACGGTTTCGACTACCTGCGTGACAACATGGAATACGCGGTGGCGGACCGCCGTCAGCGCGGGCTCAACTACGCCATCGTTGACGAGGTTGATTCCATCCTGATCGATGAGGCACGCACGCCGCTGATCATCTCGGGTCAGGCCGACGACAACATCGAGATTTACTACAAGATCAACGAGCTGGCGCCGAAACTGACGCGTCAGGCCGACGAAAAGTCTGCCGGCGACTACCACGTTGATGAAAAGGGCCGTCAGGTCTATCTGTCGGAAGAAGGCCATGAGCATGCCGAGAAGCTGCTCGAACAGATGGGCATGTTGCCCTCCGGATCCAGCCTCTACGACGCTGCCAACATTTCGCTGATGCACCATGTGTACGCCGCGCTACGCGCCCATGCGCTGTACAACCGCGACGAACACTATGTTGTGCAGGACGGCGAAGTGGTCATCGTTGACGAATTCACCGGCCGCCTGATGTCGGGGCGCCGCTGGAGTGATGGTCTGCATCAGGCAGTGGAAGCCAAGGAAGGCGTGCCCATCCAGCGCGAGAACCAGACGCTGGCCTCGATCACCTTCCAGAACTACTTCCGCATGTACGGCAAGCTGGCCGGCATGACCGGTACAGCAGACACTGAAGCCTACGAATTCCAGCAGATTTACAACCTGGAAACAGTGATCATCCCGACGCACCGCGACATGGTGCGTCGCGATGAGAATGATCTCTTCTTCAAGACGACGGCGGAGAAGTACGCAGCTGCCGTGCACGACATTCGTGACTGCTACGAGCGTGGCCAGCCGGTGTTGGTCGGTACCACTTCGATCGAGAACTCCGAGTTGATCTCGGCGATGCTGACCAAGGAGAAGTTGCCGCACCAGGTGCTCAACGCCAAGCAGCACGAGCGCGAGGCGCATATCGTGGCGCAGGCCGGTCAGCCGAAGATGATCACCATCGCCACCAACATGGCCGGTCGAGGCACCGACATCGTGCTCGGTGGCGCGCTCGAACCCGAGTTGCGCGCCATCCGTGAAGACGAATCGCTGACACCGGAAGCGCGCAAGGCGAAGATGGACTCCGTCGAGGCTGAGTGGAAGAAGCGTCATGAAGAGGTTCTTGCCTCCGGCGGCTTGCGCATTGTCGGTACCGAACGCCACGAATCGCGTCGCATCGACAACCAGTTGCGTGGCCGTGCTGGCCGTCAGGGCGATGCAGGCTCCAGCCGCTTCTATCTGTCGGCCGAGGATCCGCTGATCCGCATCTTCGGCGGCGACCGCATGAAGAACATCATGACCCGCCTGCGCATCCCTGATGGGGAGCCGATCGAGGCGGGCATCATGACGCGCCAGATCGAAAAAGCGCAGTTGAAGGTCGAGTCGCGCAACTTTGACATCCGCAAGCAGCTGCTTGAATACGACGACGTTGCCAACGACCAGCGCAAGGCGATCTACGAGCAGCGTAACCACCTGCTGGAGCATGCCAACGTCAGCGACACCGTGCGTGACATGATCGGTGGCTGGGTCGAAGACACCGTCAATATGCACGTGGCGCCGGAAAGCACCGAGGAACAATGGGACATTGCCGGCCTGGAAGCGGCGCTGCATGACGTGCACGTGCCGGTCAGCATCGCCGAGTGGCAGAAAGCGTCGCCCGATCTTGACGACGCTGACATCCGCGAGCGCTGCAAGACCGCGGCGCTGGAAGCCTATGACAGCAAGCGCAAGGTCGCGGGCGAGGATGTGTTCAGCCAGTTTGAGCGCAACATCCTGCTGCAGATCATGGATACGCAGTGGCGCGAGCATCTTTCGAATCTCGACCTGCTGCGCCAGGGCATCCACCTCCGCGGCTATGCGCAGAAGAATCCGAAGCAGGAGTACAAGCGCGAGTCGTTCGAGATGTTCGGCCAGATGCTGGACCGCTTCCGTGGCGACGTCGTACGTATTCTGCTGACTGTACAGGTTCGCACCGAGGCTGACGCGCAGGCGGTTGAGCCGCATGCAGCATCGCAAAACGTGGCCTACCAGCATGCCGGCGTCGATGGACTGACAGGCGAAGAGTCGTCCGCAGCATCCGTTGGCGGTAGCGGCAATCAGCCGGTGGTCAATCAGGGGCCGAAGGTCGGTCGCAACGATCCCTGCTGGTGTGGCTCGGGCAAGAAATACAAGCATTGTCACGGGCGACTCGACTAG
- the argJ gene encoding bifunctional glutamate N-acetyltransferase/amino-acid acetyltransferase ArgJ, translating into MPVAYAALDPALAHPVAGVRFAAVQAGVRKANRYDLLLAQFDEGTAVGGVFTQSRFAAAPVQVCREHLLVGSAIRALVVNTGIANAATGELGLTNARASCASVATVLGVAANQVLPFSTGVILEHLPMDRISAGINAAAAEIKAGKLAAWDRVAQTIMTTDTVYKLASAQATVGGKTVNVTGIAKGAGMIQPNMATMLSFIFTDVAIDGALLQPLARRVADRSFNRVTVDGDTSTNDSYIIAATGKAGNATITSLDSTDAAALIAALEKVSLTLAQAIVRDGEGATKFMTIAVSGGRDPAECDRIARAVAHSPLVKTAFFASDPNLGRILAAVGYGAPADLDPSKVTVHLNDVLVAERGGRAASYREEDGALTMKNHDITVAIDLGRGNASQTVYTCDFSYDYVKINAEYRS; encoded by the coding sequence ATGCCTGTTGCCTACGCCGCGCTTGATCCCGCTCTTGCTCACCCGGTTGCCGGGGTGCGCTTCGCCGCCGTGCAGGCGGGCGTGCGCAAGGCCAACCGTTATGACTTGCTGCTCGCCCAGTTCGACGAAGGCACAGCGGTGGGCGGGGTGTTCACCCAAAGCCGGTTTGCTGCTGCGCCGGTGCAGGTTTGCCGCGAGCACTTGCTGGTGGGAAGCGCCATTCGCGCGCTGGTGGTGAACACCGGGATTGCCAACGCGGCCACCGGCGAACTCGGGCTGACCAACGCACGGGCGAGCTGCGCGAGTGTGGCCACGGTGCTCGGCGTCGCTGCCAATCAGGTGCTGCCGTTCTCCACGGGGGTGATTCTCGAACATCTGCCGATGGATCGCATCAGCGCGGGCATCAATGCGGCGGCGGCCGAGATCAAGGCTGGCAAGCTCGCGGCCTGGGATCGCGTGGCTCAGACCATCATGACCACCGACACTGTCTACAAGCTCGCGAGCGCGCAGGCCACTGTGGGGGGCAAGACAGTCAACGTAACCGGCATCGCCAAAGGGGCAGGCATGATCCAGCCCAATATGGCCACCATGCTGTCATTCATCTTCACCGATGTGGCGATCGACGGCGCGTTGCTGCAACCGCTTGCACGGCGTGTCGCGGACCGCAGTTTCAACCGCGTCACTGTGGACGGTGACACGTCCACTAACGACAGCTACATCATTGCCGCGACCGGTAAGGCAGGCAACGCAACCATCACCTCACTGGATTCAACGGACGCTGCTGCGCTGATCGCTGCGCTGGAAAAGGTGAGTCTCACGCTGGCGCAAGCTATCGTGCGCGATGGCGAGGGTGCGACCAAGTTCATGACGATAGCGGTCAGTGGCGGTCGTGATCCGGCTGAATGCGACCGCATCGCACGCGCTGTCGCCCATTCGCCGCTGGTGAAGACTGCATTCTTCGCCAGCGATCCGAACCTGGGCCGCATTCTCGCGGCTGTGGGCTATGGCGCGCCGGCAGACCTGGATCCATCAAAAGTGACGGTTCATCTGAATGACGTACTGGTCGCCGAGCGTGGTGGTCGCGCTGCGAGCTACCGGGAAGAAGACGGTGCCCTGACGATGAAGAATCACGACATCACGGTTGCCATTGACCTCGGTCGGGGCAACGCATCGCAAACCGTCTACACCTGCGACTTCTCGTACGACTATGTGAAGATCAATGCGGAGTATCGGAGCTAG
- the zapD gene encoding cell division protein ZapD, which yields MSGSATAAVLAFECPLSERARTWLRLEELFARTRVFAARRDSIDHRSALLSLFDIVDTAGRSDLKTDLLQELDRQRSVWGTQLDNPEVAREALAEFLADMDAVIHDLHGQIGKIGQHLRESEWLQAVRQRATSPGGACSFELPMLHSWLQRSEYERRDALKFWLDPLAPLEEAVVLVLRLLRESGQMSAETAHHGNFHRALTSPRPPLLARVEVDTGHAVVPEVSANKYTVNVRFLEHAGHFQSSGRAVVTARSIPFRMALCAL from the coding sequence ATGAGCGGATCGGCAACCGCTGCTGTGCTTGCCTTTGAGTGTCCGCTCAGCGAACGGGCGCGCACCTGGTTGCGCCTGGAAGAACTGTTTGCGCGGACCCGCGTGTTCGCCGCGCGCCGCGACAGTATTGACCATCGCAGCGCGCTCTTGAGTCTGTTTGATATCGTCGACACCGCCGGTCGCAGCGATCTCAAGACCGATCTGCTGCAGGAGCTGGACCGCCAGCGCAGTGTGTGGGGCACCCAGCTCGACAATCCCGAGGTGGCACGCGAAGCGCTTGCCGAGTTTCTGGCCGACATGGATGCCGTGATTCATGACTTGCACGGCCAGATTGGCAAGATCGGCCAGCACCTGCGCGAGAGCGAATGGCTGCAAGCAGTGCGCCAGCGCGCGACCAGCCCCGGTGGCGCCTGCTCGTTTGAGTTGCCGATGCTTCATAGCTGGCTGCAGCGCAGTGAATATGAGCGGCGCGATGCGCTTAAGTTCTGGCTGGATCCGTTAGCTCCGCTCGAAGAGGCGGTGGTACTGGTACTTCGACTGCTGCGTGAATCCGGTCAGATGTCCGCCGAAACGGCGCACCATGGCAATTTCCACCGCGCACTGACCAGTCCGCGGCCGCCCCTGCTGGCGCGCGTAGAGGTGGATACCGGCCATGCCGTCGTGCCCGAAGTCAGCGCCAACAAATACACCGTGAACGTGCGCTTCCTGGAACACGCTGGACACTTCCAGAGCAGCGGTCGCGCGGTCGTTACCGCACGCAGCATTCCATTCCGCATGGCGCTTTGTGCGCTCTGA